A stretch of Myceligenerans xiligouense DNA encodes these proteins:
- a CDS encoding CPBP family intramembrane glutamic endopeptidase: protein MLAGEKRRIGRGVLAIVLLVGGLFTAIQLAYLLAVWVEGLLGSEQGAYSPLTLGAGLAATALLTPWSMLIQRWLYGVPGPSLHSVVSRFRFDLFGRALIAIVPLFVIAIGITEYLDPRPTVSWSHADIVGLFVVVVLLVPLQSAGEEYGLRGLVFRIAGSWVHGRWTSLILGTIVSSAIFAVIHVAADPWWNVFYLVFSITASFMTWRTGGVEYAVVMHAVYNVLTFTYWFIVNADLADRFDRSASTVTAPLIVPSALAMIAIAVMVWIRTRRTGPAKTPATSSEVPEVTLKS, encoded by the coding sequence GTGCTCGCAGGGGAGAAACGGCGAATCGGCCGTGGAGTGCTCGCCATCGTTCTGCTCGTGGGTGGCCTGTTCACTGCGATCCAGCTGGCCTACCTCCTGGCCGTCTGGGTCGAAGGCCTTCTCGGCTCCGAACAGGGGGCGTACTCGCCGCTGACGCTTGGGGCGGGCCTGGCAGCCACTGCGTTGCTCACTCCGTGGAGCATGCTCATTCAGCGCTGGCTCTACGGTGTGCCGGGCCCGTCGCTCCACTCCGTCGTCTCCCGTTTTCGGTTCGACCTCTTCGGGCGCGCGCTGATCGCGATCGTGCCCTTGTTCGTCATCGCCATCGGCATCACCGAGTACCTGGATCCACGGCCGACCGTCTCGTGGTCGCACGCAGACATCGTCGGACTCTTCGTGGTGGTCGTGCTGCTGGTGCCCTTGCAGTCAGCCGGCGAGGAGTACGGCCTACGTGGGTTGGTCTTCCGTATCGCCGGAAGCTGGGTGCACGGTCGGTGGACGTCTCTCATCCTGGGAACCATCGTCTCCAGCGCGATTTTCGCGGTGATCCACGTCGCCGCTGACCCGTGGTGGAACGTGTTCTACCTCGTGTTCTCCATCACAGCTTCCTTCATGACGTGGCGCACCGGGGGGGTCGAGTACGCGGTCGTCATGCACGCCGTCTACAACGTCCTGACCTTTACGTACTGGTTCATCGTGAACGCTGACCTCGCCGACAGGTTCGACCGCTCGGCGAGTACTGTCACCGCGCCCTTGATCGTCCCCAGCGCGCTCGCCATGATCGCCATCGCCGTCATGGTGTGGATCCGCACCCGGCGCACTGGCCCCGCCAAGACCCCGGCCACGTCCTCGGAGGTGCCTGAGGTCACCCTGAAATCCTGA
- a CDS encoding alpha/beta fold hydrolase: MVISATLSVVAVSVAATLVIASGTDSTGGGTPGSQDRETPNVAFLAGALADQEVVWEACEFNDDGPPIPGADVSNVECATIEVPRDWTDPDPELTWDVRISHARNIEPTDPNYSTTIMAHPGGPYSSGLSFSTAVQLYTPELRPTTNYVSFDQRGLGQSSRAECEYEYDPAGGPSAAARAIGEACSNHPDVATMTTEQAAYDMDFIRHLLGLKTVTYVGYSYGTWLGTWYGSLFFDNIERMILDSSTDSTRESIQHNYDAAHDARDRQFRLHMMNWIARNDATVGLGTDPEEIWERYFAATKSPATSLAAQYAWNVVNGPAAFSGPVLYPAAGSLVASIINQAEAADEAADPVELATRIVNGTELPDALRVIADERLAQLSAPPPTEPGETIRATHDYVIEFTACTDGQWTQGLEFWDEFHEKTAETAPLSAQFGLLITPTCAFWPTDSKMPPLDDSFPESIVLQSELDSMTPYEQGWAAGTGLPNTSLIVVDNESIHGVFPYGTEEVDQPVVDFLLGEDRPAHTIVAPGKPLPLEHTTYESWTPLDENGEHSGAPQFTDPTIPAETATLKDTAVGSR; encoded by the coding sequence GTGGTCATCAGCGCCACTCTCTCGGTTGTGGCCGTTTCCGTCGCAGCGACACTCGTGATTGCGTCGGGGACCGATTCGACTGGCGGAGGCACTCCTGGTTCGCAGGACCGGGAGACCCCGAACGTGGCTTTCTTGGCAGGAGCGCTCGCTGACCAGGAAGTGGTCTGGGAAGCGTGTGAGTTCAACGACGACGGGCCGCCAATCCCTGGTGCGGATGTGTCCAATGTCGAGTGCGCGACGATCGAGGTGCCACGCGACTGGACAGATCCTGATCCAGAGCTCACGTGGGACGTGCGCATCTCTCACGCTCGCAACATCGAACCCACGGACCCGAACTACAGCACCACGATCATGGCCCACCCTGGTGGGCCGTACAGTTCTGGCCTCTCGTTCAGCACCGCGGTGCAGCTCTACACTCCGGAACTCCGGCCGACGACGAACTACGTCAGCTTCGATCAGCGTGGCCTCGGACAGTCGAGCCGGGCGGAGTGTGAGTACGAGTACGACCCAGCCGGCGGACCATCGGCCGCCGCGCGGGCAATCGGTGAGGCCTGCTCGAACCACCCGGACGTGGCGACAATGACCACCGAGCAGGCTGCCTACGACATGGACTTCATTCGTCACCTCCTTGGGCTCAAGACGGTGACCTACGTGGGCTACTCCTACGGCACGTGGCTCGGGACCTGGTACGGCAGCCTCTTCTTCGACAACATCGAGCGGATGATTCTGGACTCGTCGACCGACTCCACGCGGGAATCGATCCAGCACAACTACGACGCGGCGCACGACGCTCGTGACCGGCAGTTCCGTCTGCACATGATGAACTGGATCGCTCGGAATGACGCAACGGTCGGGCTGGGTACGGACCCGGAGGAGATCTGGGAGCGGTACTTTGCCGCCACCAAGAGCCCGGCTACCTCGCTGGCTGCGCAGTATGCCTGGAACGTGGTGAACGGCCCGGCTGCCTTCTCCGGCCCGGTGCTGTATCCCGCGGCAGGAAGTCTGGTCGCGAGCATCATCAACCAGGCCGAGGCGGCAGATGAGGCGGCTGACCCGGTGGAGCTTGCTACTCGCATCGTCAACGGAACGGAGTTGCCCGACGCCCTGCGGGTGATTGCGGACGAGCGGCTCGCGCAGCTTTCAGCGCCTCCCCCGACCGAGCCGGGCGAGACGATCCGAGCGACGCACGACTACGTCATCGAGTTCACCGCCTGTACGGACGGCCAGTGGACGCAGGGGCTGGAGTTCTGGGACGAATTCCACGAGAAGACCGCCGAGACCGCGCCGTTGTCGGCACAGTTCGGCCTGCTCATCACACCTACGTGCGCGTTCTGGCCGACCGACTCGAAGATGCCGCCGCTGGACGACAGCTTCCCGGAGAGCATCGTGCTGCAAAGTGAGCTTGATTCGATGACGCCGTACGAGCAGGGCTGGGCAGCTGGGACCGGGTTGCCGAACACGAGTCTGATCGTCGTCGACAACGAGAGTATTCACGGCGTCTTCCCCTATGGCACGGAGGAAGTCGACCAGCCGGTGGTGGACTTCCTGCTCGGTGAGGATCGGCCCGCGCACACGATCGTGGCTCCCGGCAAGCCGCTGCCCCTTGAGCACACGACGTACGAGTCGTGGACGCCGCTCGACGAGAACGGCGAACATTCGGGAGCCCCGCAGTTCACTGATCCGACAATCCCGGCAGAGACGGCCACGCTGAAGGACACCGCGGTCGGTTCCAGATAG